One part of the Muntiacus reevesi chromosome 20, mMunRee1.1, whole genome shotgun sequence genome encodes these proteins:
- the NHLRC1 gene encoding E3 ubiquitin-protein ligase NHLRC1, which produces MGAEASGSGPALRELLREAETSLLECKVCFERFGHRQQRRPRNLSCGHVVCLACVAALAHPRTLALECPFCRRACRGCDTSDCLPVLHLLELLGSALRPGPAAPRAAPAAPGILTCQHAFGGWGTLVNPTGLALCPKTGRVVVVHDGKRRVKVFDSGGGCAHQFGEKGDAAQDLQYPLDVTVTNDCHVVVTDAGDRSLKVFDFFGQIKLVLGGHFCLPWGVETTPQNGVLVTDAEAGSLHLLEVDFPEGILRRTERLQAHLRRPRGVAVSWLTGAIAVLEHPLGPGACSSTTVKVFSATMQLIGQVDSFGLSLFFPSKITASAVAFDHQGNVVVADTSSPAVLCLGKPEEFPVLKPIITHGLSHPVALTFTKESSLLVLDSAAHSVKVYKVDWG; this is translated from the coding sequence ATGGGGGCCGAGGCCTCTGGGAGCGGGCCGGCGCTGCGGGAGCTGCTGCGCGAGGCCGAGACCAGCCTGCTCGAGTGCAAGGTGTGCTTCGAGCGGTTCGGCCACCGCCAGCAGCGGCGTCCGCGCAACCTGTCCTGCGGCCACGTGGTCTGCCTGGCCTGCGTGGCCGCCCTGGCGCACCCGCGGACGCTGGCCCTCGAGTGCCCCTTCTGCCGGCGGGCCTGCCGCGGCTGCGACACCAGCGACTGCCTTCCGGTGCTCCACCTCCTGGAGCTCCTGGGCTCCGCGCTGCGCCCCGGCCCGGCCGCCCCgcgcgccgcccccgccgccccgggGATCCTCACCTGCCAGCACGCCTTCGGCGGCTGGGGGACCCTGGTCAACCCCACCGGGCTGGCGCTGTGTCCCAAGACGGGGCGGGTCGTGGTGGTGCACGACGGCAAGAGGAGAGTCAAGGTCTTCGACTCCGGGGGAGGCTGCGCGCATCAGTTTGGAGAGAAGGGGGATGCTGCCCAGGACCTTCAGTACCCGCTTGACGTCACGGTCACCAACGACTGCCACGTGGTCGTCACCGACGCCGGCGACCGCTCCCTCAAAGTGTTTGACTTCTTCGGCCAGATCAAACTCGTCTTGGGAGGCCACTTCTGCTTGCCGTGGGGTGTGGAGACCACCCCGCAGAATGGGGTCTTGGTCACGGACGCGGAGGCGGGGTCCCTGCACCTCCTGGAAGTCGACTTTCCCGAAGGGATCCTCCGGAGGACCGAACGGTTGCAGGCTCACCTGCGTCGCCCGCGGGGGGTGGCGGTGTCCTGGCTCACCGGGGCCATCGCGGTCCTCGAGCACCCGCTGGGGCCCGGCGCCTGCAGCAGCACCACGGTGAAGGTGTTCAGCGCCACCATGCAGCTCATCGGCCAGGTGGACTCCTTCGGGCTGAGCCTCTTTTTCCCTTCCAAGATCACCGCCTCCGCCGTGGCCTTCGATCACCAGGGCAACGTCGTTGTTGCTGATACTTCCAGTCCGGCTGTCCTCTGTCTAGGCAAACCCGAGGAGTTTCCAGTGCTGAAGCCCATCATCACCCACGGTCTTTCGCATCCCGTGGCGCTGACCTTCACCAAGGAGAGTTCTCTTCTGGTGCTGGACAGCGCAGCCCATTCTGTAAAAGTCTACAAGGTTGACTGGGGGTAA
- the TPMT gene encoding thiopurine S-methyltransferase isoform X3, whose amino-acid sequence MGDTRAVLDSEEYPNTEVQKNRVLTLEEWQEKWVDHKIGFHQEQGHQLLKKYLDTFLKGEKALRVFFPLCGKAVEMKWFADRGHSVVGVEISELGIREFFMEQNLSYSEEPVMEIPGAKIFKSSSGNISLYCCNLFDLPRANIGKFDRIWDRGALVAVNPGDRKRYSEVMLSLTRPGFQYLLSVFSYDPTKHAGPPFYVTDGEVKKLFGSVCNIQCLEKVDVFEERHKSWGIDQIIETLYLFTEK is encoded by the exons ATGGGTGATACAAGAGCGGTGCTTGACAGTGAAGAGTACCCAAACACTGAGGTTCAGAAAAACCGAGTGCTGACTCTGGAAGAATGGCAAGAAAAGTGGGTGGATCACAAAATTGGATTTCATCAAGAACAAGGACATCA gcTATTAAAGAAGTATTTGGATACTTTTCTTAAAGGCGAGAAAGCCCTGAGGGTATTTTTCCCCCTTTGTGGAAAAGCAGTTGAGATGAAATG GTTTGCAGACCGAGGCCACAGTGTAGTAGGCGTGGAAATCAGCGAGCTTGGGATACGGGAATTTTTTATGGAGCAGAATCTTTCTTACTCAGAAGAACCAGTTATGGAAATTCCTGGAGCCAAAATATTCAAG AGTTCTTCAGGGAATATTTCACTGTATTGCTGCAACCTTTTTGATCTTCCCAG GGCAAATATTGGCAAATTTGACAGGATTTGGGATAGAGGAGCCTTAGTCGCTGTTAATCCAGGTGATCGCAAACG CTACTCAGAGGTAATGTTGTCCCTAACAAGACCTGGATTTCAGTACCTCTTGTCTGTTTTTTCTTACGATCCAACTAAACATGCAG gTCCACCATTTTATGTTACAGATGGTGAAGTTAAAAAATTGTTTG GTTCAGTATGCAATATTCAATGTCTAGAAAAGGTTGATGTTTTTGAAGAACGACATAAAAGTTGGGGAATCGACCAGATTATTGAAACGTTATATCtatttacagaaaagtaa
- the TPMT gene encoding thiopurine S-methyltransferase isoform X2, with translation MKVDPELCLSARAIYKTMGDTRAVLDSEEYPNTEVQKNRVLTLEEWQEKWVDHKIGFHQEQGHQLLKKYLDTFLKGEKALRVFFPLCGKAVEMKWFADRGHSVVGVEISELGIREFFMEQNLSYSEEPVMEIPGAKIFKSSSGNISLYCCNLFDLPRANIGKFDRIWDRGALVAVNPGDRKRYSEVMLSLTRPGFQYLLSVFSYDPTKHAGPPFYVTDGEVKKLFGSVCNIQCLEKVDVFEERHKSWGIDQIIETLYLFTEK, from the exons ATGAAAGTGGATCCAGA gctTTGTCTGTCAGCCAGAGCCATCTACAAAACCATGGGTGATACAAGAGCGGTGCTTGACAGTGAAGAGTACCCAAACACTGAGGTTCAGAAAAACCGAGTGCTGACTCTGGAAGAATGGCAAGAAAAGTGGGTGGATCACAAAATTGGATTTCATCAAGAACAAGGACATCA gcTATTAAAGAAGTATTTGGATACTTTTCTTAAAGGCGAGAAAGCCCTGAGGGTATTTTTCCCCCTTTGTGGAAAAGCAGTTGAGATGAAATG GTTTGCAGACCGAGGCCACAGTGTAGTAGGCGTGGAAATCAGCGAGCTTGGGATACGGGAATTTTTTATGGAGCAGAATCTTTCTTACTCAGAAGAACCAGTTATGGAAATTCCTGGAGCCAAAATATTCAAG AGTTCTTCAGGGAATATTTCACTGTATTGCTGCAACCTTTTTGATCTTCCCAG GGCAAATATTGGCAAATTTGACAGGATTTGGGATAGAGGAGCCTTAGTCGCTGTTAATCCAGGTGATCGCAAACG CTACTCAGAGGTAATGTTGTCCCTAACAAGACCTGGATTTCAGTACCTCTTGTCTGTTTTTTCTTACGATCCAACTAAACATGCAG gTCCACCATTTTATGTTACAGATGGTGAAGTTAAAAAATTGTTTG GTTCAGTATGCAATATTCAATGTCTAGAAAAGGTTGATGTTTTTGAAGAACGACATAAAAGTTGGGGAATCGACCAGATTATTGAAACGTTATATCtatttacagaaaagtaa
- the TPMT gene encoding thiopurine S-methyltransferase isoform X1, whose product MISSELLCLSARAIYKTMGDTRAVLDSEEYPNTEVQKNRVLTLEEWQEKWVDHKIGFHQEQGHQLLKKYLDTFLKGEKALRVFFPLCGKAVEMKWFADRGHSVVGVEISELGIREFFMEQNLSYSEEPVMEIPGAKIFKSSSGNISLYCCNLFDLPRANIGKFDRIWDRGALVAVNPGDRKRYSEVMLSLTRPGFQYLLSVFSYDPTKHAGPPFYVTDGEVKKLFGSVCNIQCLEKVDVFEERHKSWGIDQIIETLYLFTEK is encoded by the exons ATGATTTCTTCAGAATT gctTTGTCTGTCAGCCAGAGCCATCTACAAAACCATGGGTGATACAAGAGCGGTGCTTGACAGTGAAGAGTACCCAAACACTGAGGTTCAGAAAAACCGAGTGCTGACTCTGGAAGAATGGCAAGAAAAGTGGGTGGATCACAAAATTGGATTTCATCAAGAACAAGGACATCA gcTATTAAAGAAGTATTTGGATACTTTTCTTAAAGGCGAGAAAGCCCTGAGGGTATTTTTCCCCCTTTGTGGAAAAGCAGTTGAGATGAAATG GTTTGCAGACCGAGGCCACAGTGTAGTAGGCGTGGAAATCAGCGAGCTTGGGATACGGGAATTTTTTATGGAGCAGAATCTTTCTTACTCAGAAGAACCAGTTATGGAAATTCCTGGAGCCAAAATATTCAAG AGTTCTTCAGGGAATATTTCACTGTATTGCTGCAACCTTTTTGATCTTCCCAG GGCAAATATTGGCAAATTTGACAGGATTTGGGATAGAGGAGCCTTAGTCGCTGTTAATCCAGGTGATCGCAAACG CTACTCAGAGGTAATGTTGTCCCTAACAAGACCTGGATTTCAGTACCTCTTGTCTGTTTTTTCTTACGATCCAACTAAACATGCAG gTCCACCATTTTATGTTACAGATGGTGAAGTTAAAAAATTGTTTG GTTCAGTATGCAATATTCAATGTCTAGAAAAGGTTGATGTTTTTGAAGAACGACATAAAAGTTGGGGAATCGACCAGATTATTGAAACGTTATATCtatttacagaaaagtaa